The proteins below are encoded in one region of Micromonospora sp. DSM 45708:
- a CDS encoding HD domain-containing protein has product MEFPAYLATMPMHAITEIHGEPGLLARFRLEVAAFDDAARDRLTEALDLAADLHRDDRRVREPYLNHLLRVAIRLMHHYQVRDVDVIVAGLLHDAVEDHPVELAGPAVDGDVTTAALATLAERFGPRVARLVAAVTNPAYDPDRDRDAQYREHVAASLDREPWARVIKVSDFTDNGVGVIHTVGPKVPRSAAKYRPLVPVFRELIARPDTPLSAPVKRHIFAQLDLAEERFSAILDTPT; this is encoded by the coding sequence ATGGAGTTCCCCGCGTACCTCGCCACCATGCCGATGCATGCGATCACCGAGATCCATGGTGAACCCGGCCTGCTGGCCCGCTTCCGGCTGGAGGTCGCCGCGTTCGACGACGCGGCGCGCGACCGGTTGACCGAGGCGCTGGACCTCGCCGCCGACCTGCACCGCGACGACCGGCGGGTCCGCGAGCCGTACCTGAACCACCTGCTGCGGGTGGCGATCCGGCTGATGCACCACTACCAGGTGCGGGACGTGGACGTGATCGTCGCGGGGCTGCTGCACGACGCGGTCGAGGACCACCCGGTCGAGCTGGCCGGCCCGGCGGTGGACGGTGACGTGACGACCGCGGCGTTGGCCACGCTCGCCGAGCGGTTCGGCCCGCGGGTGGCGCGGCTGGTCGCGGCGGTCACCAATCCGGCGTACGACCCGGACCGGGACCGGGACGCGCAGTACCGGGAACACGTGGCGGCCAGCCTGGACCGGGAGCCCTGGGCGCGGGTGATCAAGGTGTCCGACTTCACCGACAACGGCGTCGGCGTGATCCACACGGTGGGTCCGAAGGTGCCCCGGTCGGCCGCCAAGTACCGCCCGCTGGTGCCGGTCTTCCGGGAGCTGATCGCGCGCCCGGACACGCCGCTGTCGGCGCCGGTCAAGCGGCACATCTTCGCTCAACTCGACCTCGCCGAGGAGCGCTTCAGCGCCATCCTCGACACCCCGACCTGA
- a CDS encoding pectate lyase family protein yields the protein MRRRTITAAILAAALAVTTPGPASAAPAGQWSSRAAEPIGRQEPAAKLLGRQALPANDGWAAEGAGTTGGGAATADRVRVVRTRAELVAALGGDNATNAADATPKIVYVAGPIDGFEGPDGTPLSCADLADAEYSLPAYLAAYDPAVWGRVDPSGPLEAARVRSVAAQTRQTQINVGSNTTIVGLRGARLTGLTLMIDRVANVIVRNMELADARDCFPAWSPTDGEAGNWNSQYDQISVRRSEHVWVDHNTFTDGDNPDGAQPSYFGRPYQVHDGSLDVTHTASLVTASWNRFVGRDKLMLIGSSNTVGPDVDRLKVSVHHNLFDGDLQRLPRVRFGQVDVHENHYRLGGPGFEYALGVGVRSAIVAEHNFFTLADDVDPADLIHDWGGTALTERGSWVRQGDGRARPVDLLAAYNAAHDPDLGGDAGWTPTLRAAPPLPTPLVPLVVGAWAGAGRLPL from the coding sequence ATGCGTAGAAGAACGATCACCGCCGCGATCCTCGCCGCCGCGCTCGCGGTCACCACCCCCGGGCCGGCGTCGGCCGCCCCCGCCGGGCAGTGGTCGTCCCGCGCGGCGGAGCCGATCGGCCGCCAGGAGCCGGCGGCGAAGCTGCTCGGCCGTCAGGCGTTGCCGGCGAACGACGGCTGGGCCGCCGAGGGCGCCGGCACCACCGGCGGCGGGGCCGCCACCGCGGACCGGGTACGGGTGGTGCGTACCCGCGCCGAGCTGGTCGCCGCGCTCGGCGGCGACAACGCCACCAACGCCGCCGACGCCACTCCCAAGATCGTGTACGTGGCCGGCCCGATCGACGGCTTCGAAGGGCCCGACGGCACGCCGCTGAGCTGCGCCGACCTGGCCGACGCGGAGTACTCGCTGCCGGCCTACCTGGCCGCGTACGACCCGGCGGTCTGGGGCCGGGTGGACCCGAGCGGCCCGTTGGAGGCGGCCCGGGTCCGGTCGGTGGCCGCCCAGACCCGGCAGACGCAGATCAACGTCGGGTCCAACACCACCATCGTCGGGCTGCGCGGCGCCCGGCTCACCGGGCTGACGCTGATGATCGACCGGGTCGCCAACGTGATCGTGCGCAACATGGAGCTGGCCGACGCGCGGGACTGCTTCCCGGCCTGGTCCCCCACCGACGGCGAGGCCGGCAACTGGAACTCGCAGTACGACCAGATCTCGGTGCGGCGCAGCGAGCACGTCTGGGTGGACCACAACACGTTCACCGACGGCGACAACCCGGACGGCGCGCAGCCGAGCTACTTCGGCCGGCCCTACCAGGTGCACGACGGCTCGCTCGACGTCACGCACACCGCCAGCCTGGTCACCGCGTCCTGGAACCGGTTCGTCGGGCGGGACAAGCTGATGCTGATCGGCTCCTCGAACACGGTCGGCCCGGACGTCGACCGGCTCAAGGTCAGCGTGCACCACAACCTGTTCGACGGGGACCTCCAGCGGCTGCCCCGGGTGCGGTTCGGTCAGGTGGACGTGCACGAGAACCACTACCGGCTCGGCGGCCCGGGCTTCGAGTACGCCCTCGGCGTCGGCGTCCGGTCCGCCATCGTCGCGGAGCACAACTTCTTCACGCTGGCCGACGACGTCGACCCGGCGGACCTCATCCACGACTGGGGCGGCACCGCGCTCACCGAGCGCGGGAGCTGGGTGCGGCAGGGCGACGGCCGGGCCCGGCCGGTGGACCTGCTGGCCGCGTACAACGCCGCGCACGACCCGGACCTGGGCGGCGACGCCGGCTGGACGCCCACCCTGCGCGCCGCGCCGCCGCTGCCGACGCCGCTGGTCCCGCTGGTCGTCGGCGCGTGGGCGGGCGCCGGCCGGCTCCCGCTCTGA
- a CDS encoding cobalamin-independent methionine synthase II family protein, with product MMIPTEPIGSIPRSPELLAAAADHAAGRIGADELGTRYDEAVRDTITRLVALGSPVVTDGEQRKPSFATYPLAGLTNVAPDGVVIPFADGHTRQLPRLTEGPFRYAVRSVEYLRGAQRYATVPVKQAVIAPSALSLLYPADGIAGYDREAFLDDLVNEAEADIRAALDAGADSVQLDFTEGRLSVKLDPSKGLLESFVALNNRVLDRFTDAQRARIGVHTCPGGDRDSTHSLDVDYAELLPSLFALNAGRFYVQLASEPDPKRVLATIAAHARPGQRVFVGVTDPIDPQVETPAQVRDRVLLAAEHLGPERLGTCDDCGFAPFGDDVSTSRETAFAKVRARIEGTALAAERL from the coding sequence ATGATGATCCCGACCGAACCGATCGGCAGCATCCCCCGCTCGCCCGAGCTGCTGGCCGCCGCCGCTGACCACGCGGCCGGCCGGATCGGCGCCGACGAACTCGGGACGCGGTACGACGAGGCGGTGCGGGACACGATCACGAGGCTGGTGGCGCTCGGGTCGCCGGTGGTGACCGACGGCGAGCAGCGCAAGCCCAGCTTCGCGACGTACCCGCTCGCCGGGCTCACCAACGTGGCGCCCGACGGCGTCGTGATCCCGTTCGCGGACGGCCACACCCGGCAGCTGCCGAGGCTGACCGAGGGGCCGTTCCGGTACGCGGTGCGGTCGGTGGAGTACCTGCGAGGCGCGCAGCGGTACGCGACGGTGCCGGTCAAGCAGGCCGTCATCGCGCCGTCCGCGCTGAGCCTGCTGTACCCGGCGGACGGCATCGCCGGGTACGACCGGGAGGCGTTCCTCGACGACCTCGTCAACGAGGCCGAGGCGGACATCCGTGCGGCGCTCGACGCCGGCGCGGACTCGGTTCAGCTCGACTTCACCGAGGGCCGGCTGTCGGTGAAGCTCGATCCGTCCAAGGGGTTACTTGAGTCGTTCGTGGCGCTCAACAACCGGGTACTCGACCGGTTCACTGACGCGCAGCGGGCACGGATCGGGGTACACACCTGCCCGGGCGGCGACCGCGACTCGACGCACAGCCTCGACGTGGACTACGCCGAACTCCTGCCGAGCCTGTTCGCGCTCAACGCGGGCCGGTTCTACGTGCAGCTCGCGAGCGAGCCGGACCCGAAGCGGGTACTGGCAACGATCGCGGCGCACGCCCGGCCCGGACAACGAGTTTTCGTCGGCGTCACGGACCCGATCGACCCGCAGGTCGAGACTCCCGCGCAGGTGCGCGACCGGGTACTCCTGGCCGCCGAGCACCTTGGGCCCGAGCGGCTGGGTACGTGCGACGACTGCGGGTTCGCGCCGTTCGGCGATGACGTGTCGACGTCTCGGGAGACGGCATTCGCGAAGGTACGGGCCCGGATCGAGGGCACGGCCCTGGCCGCGGAGAGGCTCTGA
- a CDS encoding mannitol dehydrogenase family protein — MALTVDTGRLGLATLRRLPEASRPLLRPGTVPAGIVHLGLGAFHRAHQAVHTEAAVGAAGGDWGIVGVAPRSTDVVEALAAQDALFSVTTLAADGASTRVVGALAGVRHAAADPEAVVRLLADPAIRVVTLTVTEKAYQLDPVTGALTADAELTADLTTDRPPRTVPGLLVRGLLARAAADAGPLALVSCDNLPANGRRLRSLVDQCLALARVPDATLDRVAAQVTCPGTMVDRIVPASTDETRETARRALGVTDLAAVAAEPWSQWVIEDDFPGGRPAWERAGAVLTDDAGPWERLKLRALNGVHSATAYLGALAGAETVLDALALPHLDAVLRRLVAEEIAPSFTPPPGVSVPEYGEQVLARFGNPAIRYRTAQVASDGSQKLPQRVLHTAVDLRAGGRSARWSALVVAAWLRFLHGHTDDGRPLPLDDPLADRLRAALAAGRHTPAGVVDAVFAVREVFPAELAADEEFRADVTGWLTALDRHGVRATLAGAR; from the coding sequence ATGGCGCTGACCGTCGACACCGGCCGGCTCGGCCTGGCCACGCTGCGCCGGCTGCCCGAGGCGAGCCGGCCGCTGCTGCGCCCCGGCACCGTGCCGGCCGGCATCGTCCATCTCGGGCTCGGCGCGTTCCACCGGGCCCACCAGGCCGTGCACACCGAGGCGGCGGTCGGCGCGGCCGGCGGCGACTGGGGCATCGTCGGCGTCGCGCCGCGCAGCACCGACGTGGTCGAGGCGCTGGCCGCGCAGGACGCGCTGTTCAGCGTCACCACGCTGGCCGCCGACGGCGCGTCGACCCGGGTGGTCGGCGCGCTGGCCGGGGTACGGCACGCCGCCGCCGACCCGGAAGCGGTGGTGCGCCTGCTCGCCGACCCGGCGATCCGGGTGGTCACGCTGACCGTCACCGAGAAGGCCTACCAGCTCGACCCGGTGACCGGCGCGCTGACCGCCGACGCGGAACTGACCGCCGACCTGACCACCGACCGGCCGCCGCGCACCGTGCCGGGGCTGCTGGTACGCGGGCTGCTCGCCCGCGCCGCCGCCGACGCCGGGCCGCTGGCGCTGGTGAGCTGCGACAACCTGCCCGCCAACGGGCGCCGGCTGCGCTCGCTCGTCGACCAGTGCCTGGCGCTGGCCCGGGTGCCGGACGCGACGCTGGACCGGGTGGCGGCGCAGGTCACCTGCCCCGGCACCATGGTCGACCGGATCGTGCCGGCCAGCACCGACGAGACCCGGGAGACCGCGCGGCGCGCGCTCGGCGTGACCGACCTGGCGGCGGTCGCGGCCGAGCCGTGGTCGCAGTGGGTGATCGAGGACGACTTCCCCGGCGGCCGGCCCGCCTGGGAGCGGGCCGGCGCGGTCCTCACCGACGACGCCGGCCCGTGGGAGCGGCTGAAGCTGCGCGCGCTCAACGGCGTGCACTCGGCCACCGCGTACCTGGGCGCCCTCGCGGGCGCGGAGACGGTGCTCGACGCGCTGGCGCTGCCGCATCTGGACGCGGTGCTGCGCCGGCTGGTCGCCGAGGAGATCGCGCCGAGTTTCACCCCGCCGCCCGGCGTCTCCGTGCCCGAGTACGGGGAGCAGGTGCTCGCCCGGTTCGGCAACCCGGCGATCCGCTACCGCACCGCACAGGTCGCCTCGGACGGCTCGCAGAAGTTGCCGCAGCGGGTGCTGCACACGGCCGTCGACCTGCGGGCGGGCGGCCGGTCGGCGCGGTGGAGCGCGCTGGTGGTGGCCGCCTGGCTGCGGTTCCTGCACGGCCACACCGACGACGGTCGGCCGCTGCCGCTGGACGACCCGCTCGCCGACCGGCTGCGCGCGGCATTGGCCGCCGGTCGGCACACCCCGGCCGGCGTGGTCGACGCGGTCTTCGCGGTCCGCGAGGTCTTCCCCGCCGAGCTGGCCGCCGACGAGGAGTTCCGGGCGGACGTGACGGGCTGGCTGACCGCGCTGGACCGGCACGGCGTGCGGGCCACACTGGCCGGTGCGCGGTGA
- a CDS encoding ribonuclease domain-containing protein: protein MTPFRAAVTRVRRALAASALVTAMAAVALVAPATVSTRLAEPAEAAVYSSCTLSRCADARTARSGWSAKSFPTSRGWYSWSGGQCNFAGGQFYNREGQLPTNATYYEYDVYPRACNAARDAYRIVVNRSTGTTWFSPDHYANFYRL from the coding sequence TTGACCCCGTTCCGCGCCGCCGTCACCCGCGTACGCCGCGCCCTCGCCGCGTCCGCCCTGGTCACCGCCATGGCCGCCGTCGCGCTCGTGGCCCCCGCCACGGTCTCCACCCGACTCGCCGAGCCCGCCGAGGCCGCCGTCTACAGCTCGTGCACGCTGTCCCGCTGCGCGGATGCCCGTACGGCCCGCTCCGGCTGGTCGGCGAAGAGCTTCCCGACCAGCCGGGGCTGGTACTCGTGGAGCGGCGGACAGTGCAACTTCGCCGGCGGCCAGTTCTACAACCGCGAGGGCCAACTGCCCACCAACGCCACCTACTACGAGTACGACGTCTACCCGCGCGCCTGCAACGCCGCCCGCGACGCGTACCGGATCGTGGTGAACAGGAGCACCGGGACGACCTGGTTCTCACCCGACCACTACGCCAACTTCTACCGACTCTGA
- a CDS encoding Gfo/Idh/MocA family protein: MSGDAPPRVALVGANGHGRWHRRVIAALHGAGRLRLVALVDVRPPEEEPDAPTPPGTGIFTDHRAMLAASRPDVVVVCTPPHTHLPIARDVLAAGADLLLEKPPVLDLAEHRALVDAATAARRAVQVNFQALGSAALAELTGALAAGRLGPVTGIATVAAWQRPDAYYARSPWAGRRSVDGRPALDGALANPLAHALMQCLAVAEAVTGAPVRPARIEVERYRVRPIEVDDTTVLRLTPDAGPPVLAALTLAAEEHVAGDVLVTGERGRAVLEYPTDRLRLPGDARPRAVPGRVGLLANLLDHRAVGVPLIAPLARTGPFTEVLDALRDAPAPTLLHGDLVRTVGDGPERVRVLRGVNAVLRDAAETGVLPSEAGVPWAVRPYLVDLGVDIPDRQDGTRHA; the protein is encoded by the coding sequence GTGAGCGGCGACGCGCCGCCGCGGGTGGCGCTGGTCGGCGCGAACGGGCACGGCCGCTGGCACCGGCGGGTGATCGCCGCGCTGCACGGCGCCGGCCGGCTGCGGCTGGTCGCGCTGGTCGACGTGCGGCCCCCGGAGGAGGAACCGGACGCGCCGACGCCGCCGGGGACCGGGATCTTCACCGACCACCGGGCGATGCTGGCCGCGTCCCGCCCGGACGTGGTGGTGGTGTGCACGCCGCCGCACACCCACCTGCCGATCGCACGCGACGTGCTCGCCGCCGGCGCGGACCTGCTGCTGGAGAAGCCGCCGGTGCTCGACCTGGCCGAGCACCGGGCGCTTGTCGACGCGGCCACCGCCGCCCGCCGGGCCGTGCAGGTCAACTTCCAGGCGCTCGGCTCGGCGGCGCTGGCCGAGCTGACCGGCGCGCTGGCCGCCGGGCGGCTCGGCCCGGTCACCGGCATCGCCACCGTGGCGGCCTGGCAGCGTCCCGACGCCTACTACGCCCGCTCCCCGTGGGCCGGCCGGCGGTCGGTGGACGGCCGGCCGGCGCTCGACGGCGCGCTGGCCAACCCGCTCGCGCACGCGCTGATGCAGTGCCTGGCGGTGGCCGAGGCGGTGACCGGAGCGCCGGTGCGGCCGGCCCGGATCGAGGTGGAGCGCTACCGGGTCCGTCCGATCGAGGTGGACGACACCACGGTGCTGCGGCTGACCCCCGACGCCGGCCCGCCGGTGCTGGCCGCGCTCACGCTGGCCGCCGAGGAGCACGTCGCCGGTGACGTGCTGGTCACCGGCGAGCGGGGACGGGCGGTGCTGGAGTACCCGACCGACCGGCTGCGCCTGCCCGGCGACGCCCGCCCGCGGGCCGTGCCCGGCCGGGTCGGGCTGCTGGCGAACCTGCTGGACCACCGCGCCGTCGGGGTGCCGCTGATCGCGCCGCTGGCGCGTACCGGGCCGTTCACCGAGGTGCTGGACGCGCTGCGGGACGCACCCGCGCCGACGCTGCTCCACGGTGACCTGGTGCGCACCGTGGGCGACGGCCCGGAACGGGTGCGGGTGCTCCGGGGCGTCAACGCGGTGCTGCGGGACGCGGCGGAGACCGGCGTGCTGCCGTCCGAGGCGGGCGTGCCGTGGGCGGTCCGGCCGTACCTGGTGGACCTCGGTGTCGACATCCCTGACAGACAGGACGGAACACGTCATGCGTAG
- a CDS encoding barstar family protein — protein MGAASPQPPAWLTLDAGPAPEPAGVPVSGPATRTRAALHETLAEALPLPDWYGRNWDALADALADRIDSGPLTLVVRDAAHLLADEPPAQLGTLLDVLGAAAAGGHATLRVVLREHPERLPALRARVAAALGAPEPT, from the coding sequence ATGGGCGCAGCGTCCCCGCAGCCGCCGGCCTGGCTCACGCTCGACGCCGGGCCGGCGCCCGAGCCGGCCGGTGTGCCGGTCTCCGGCCCGGCCACCCGCACCCGGGCGGCCCTGCACGAGACGCTGGCCGAGGCGCTGCCGCTGCCCGACTGGTACGGCCGCAACTGGGACGCCCTCGCCGACGCCCTGGCCGACCGGATCGACTCCGGGCCGCTCACCCTCGTCGTCCGGGACGCGGCGCACCTGCTCGCCGACGAGCCGCCCGCACAACTCGGCACGCTGCTCGACGTGCTCGGCGCGGCAGCCGCCGGCGGTCACGCCACCCTGCGGGTGGTGCTGCGCGAGCACCCGGAGCGGCTGCCCGCGCTGCGCGCCAGGGTCGCCGCCGCCCTCGGCGCCCCCGAACCCACCTGA
- a CDS encoding ATP-binding protein has translation MTGGTSGRVLTIDLPADPGRLAPTRERLRGWLHAHGIGEWDVETVLIATGEACANAIEHGYRFAPEGITTLRVELRDDRLEIEVRDRGVWRPADSGDDSDRGRGRLIMARVMDEATIVGTPEGTCVRLVKRLTGGGVGQPTSTASEDQL, from the coding sequence GTGACGGGTGGGACATCCGGCCGGGTCCTCACCATCGACCTGCCGGCCGACCCCGGCCGGCTCGCGCCCACCCGGGAGCGGCTGCGCGGCTGGCTGCACGCGCACGGCATCGGCGAGTGGGACGTCGAGACGGTGCTGATCGCCACCGGGGAGGCCTGCGCCAACGCGATCGAGCACGGCTACCGGTTCGCCCCGGAGGGAATCACCACGCTCCGGGTCGAGCTGCGCGACGACCGCCTGGAGATCGAGGTACGCGACCGCGGCGTCTGGCGGCCGGCCGACAGCGGCGACGACAGCGACCGGGGCCGGGGGCGGTTGATCATGGCGCGGGTGATGGACGAGGCGACCATCGTCGGCACGCCGGAGGGCACCTGCGTACGCCTGGTCAAGCGGCTCACCGGTGGCGGCGTCGGCCAGCCGACATCCACGGCGAGCGAAGATCAGCTATAA
- a CDS encoding M36 family metallopeptidase: protein MTGTTALLMAAGMVLTAGAGGQAAPRDQARTGAVPDHLPGDRHDTKATDNRTGRVAVTARQRDRVAALGARVRWTDFGTPATLTSTGKPLATGLPADPAAAARAYVAANSDVLGLTAEAAAALEQLTVAPMGAGATVLFRQRFGGLPAAVDGMLAIGVRDGAVWHVSSSLARDAGAPAPATIDAAQARRAAIADAGRADARVLRTSLVAVPTADRGPRAAWEVVLGADTTGADPAAYSTYVDARDGGVLVREDLIDQDADHASWDVFPNSPRVDRSSVDTRVRWCAAPAAGCREVVGVPGHPAWDVDPGTGASTTTTKGNNAIAVQNWFSNDPFSVGTETATPRPDRVYAYPWTNQWQERRCDPEVFTSPQANDIDAARANLFGMHNRMHDWTYHLGFTEETWNLQQDNLGRGGLGGDAEQGNAQAGGVSGGPPTFPARNNANQITPPDGVAPTTNMYLWQPVAGSFYAPCVDGDFDMSVIAHEYGHAVTNRMIAGPSAGVSSPQGMSESWSDQLAMEYLYEHGYAAPGRRGFTIGEYTTQDPNAGIRNYNMSASPLNYSSVDYDVTGLQVHASGEVWSATNTDIRAAMMRRWGAGTPAVQKACATGARDVTACPGNRRWIQLVVDSFLLMAVSQVSMVDARDAMLAADRIRFGGANQDLLWNAFAARGLGETAASVGNADADPTPGFTSPYASEGSLRLLPLGDRGPVAGAQLFVGRYQARAVPVADTDAATPLTDRVDLVPGTYEFVVRAPGHGHTRIGPVTVRAGQNRTLSVLLTPNLASTAAGATVAGDGINLTSVADDDEATNWASLGAPVAGRQVTVDLAGGLQQVRRVQVSAMLRPPVAGDPDAGTQSRYSAVRQFRVLACTASGTVTCADAADFRPVFTSRPDAFPAVAPRPRAPELILRSFDIPRTRATHLRVEVLTNQCTGAPDYAGEQDADPRAATDCATASPQAQNVRIAEFQAFAH from the coding sequence TTGACGGGGACCACCGCGCTGCTCATGGCAGCCGGCATGGTCCTGACCGCCGGAGCCGGCGGTCAGGCCGCACCCCGGGACCAGGCCCGCACCGGGGCCGTACCCGACCACCTGCCGGGGGACCGGCACGACACCAAGGCCACCGACAACCGGACGGGACGCGTCGCCGTCACCGCGCGGCAGCGGGACCGGGTCGCCGCGCTGGGCGCGCGGGTCCGCTGGACCGACTTCGGTACGCCGGCCACGCTCACCTCGACCGGCAAGCCGCTCGCCACCGGACTGCCCGCCGACCCGGCCGCCGCCGCCCGCGCCTACGTCGCGGCGAACTCCGACGTGCTCGGGCTGACCGCCGAGGCCGCCGCCGCGCTGGAGCAGTTGACCGTGGCGCCGATGGGGGCGGGCGCGACAGTGCTGTTCCGGCAGCGCTTCGGGGGCCTGCCGGCCGCCGTCGACGGCATGCTGGCGATCGGCGTACGCGACGGAGCGGTCTGGCACGTCAGCTCGTCACTGGCCCGTGACGCCGGGGCGCCGGCGCCGGCCACGATCGACGCCGCGCAGGCCCGCAGGGCCGCCATCGCGGACGCCGGCCGCGCCGACGCGCGGGTCCTGCGTACCTCGTTGGTCGCGGTGCCCACCGCGGACCGGGGGCCGCGCGCGGCCTGGGAGGTCGTGCTGGGCGCGGACACCACCGGCGCGGACCCGGCCGCCTACTCCACCTACGTGGACGCCCGCGACGGCGGCGTGCTGGTCCGCGAGGACCTGATCGACCAGGACGCGGACCACGCGTCCTGGGACGTGTTCCCGAACTCGCCGCGCGTCGACAGGTCCTCCGTCGACACCCGGGTGCGCTGGTGTGCCGCGCCGGCGGCCGGCTGCCGCGAGGTGGTCGGCGTGCCGGGACACCCGGCGTGGGACGTGGACCCGGGCACCGGGGCGTCCACCACCACGACGAAGGGCAACAACGCGATCGCGGTGCAGAACTGGTTCAGCAACGACCCGTTCAGCGTCGGCACCGAGACCGCCACGCCGCGACCGGACCGCGTCTACGCGTACCCGTGGACGAACCAGTGGCAGGAGCGGCGCTGCGACCCGGAGGTGTTCACCTCGCCGCAGGCGAACGACATCGACGCGGCCCGCGCGAACCTGTTCGGGATGCACAACCGGATGCACGACTGGACCTACCACCTGGGCTTCACCGAGGAGACCTGGAACCTGCAACAGGACAACCTCGGCCGGGGCGGTCTCGGCGGCGACGCCGAGCAGGGCAACGCGCAGGCCGGCGGCGTCAGCGGCGGCCCGCCGACGTTCCCGGCCCGCAACAACGCCAACCAGATCACCCCGCCGGACGGCGTCGCGCCGACCACCAACATGTACCTGTGGCAGCCGGTCGCCGGCTCGTTCTACGCGCCCTGCGTGGACGGTGACTTCGACATGTCGGTGATCGCCCACGAGTACGGCCACGCGGTCACCAACCGCATGATCGCCGGCCCGAGCGCGGGCGTCAGCTCCCCGCAGGGCATGAGCGAGAGCTGGTCGGACCAGCTCGCCATGGAGTACCTCTACGAGCACGGGTACGCCGCGCCCGGCCGGCGTGGCTTCACCATCGGCGAGTACACCACCCAGGACCCGAACGCGGGCATCCGCAACTACAACATGAGCGCCAGCCCGCTCAACTACTCGTCGGTCGACTACGACGTGACCGGCCTCCAGGTGCACGCGTCCGGCGAGGTGTGGAGCGCCACCAACACCGACATCCGGGCGGCCATGATGCGCCGCTGGGGCGCCGGCACGCCGGCCGTGCAGAAGGCGTGCGCGACCGGGGCCCGCGACGTGACGGCCTGCCCGGGCAACCGGCGCTGGATCCAGCTCGTCGTCGACTCGTTCCTGCTGATGGCGGTCAGCCAGGTCAGCATGGTCGACGCCCGGGACGCGATGCTCGCCGCCGACCGGATCCGCTTCGGCGGGGCCAACCAGGACCTGCTCTGGAACGCGTTCGCCGCGCGTGGCCTCGGCGAGACCGCGGCCAGCGTCGGCAACGCCGACGCCGATCCGACGCCGGGCTTCACCTCGCCGTACGCCTCGGAGGGCTCGCTGCGGCTCCTGCCGCTCGGCGACCGTGGACCGGTGGCGGGCGCGCAGCTGTTCGTCGGGCGCTACCAGGCGCGGGCGGTGCCGGTCGCGGACACCGACGCGGCCACCCCGCTGACCGACCGGGTGGACCTGGTGCCCGGCACGTACGAGTTCGTGGTCCGGGCGCCCGGTCACGGGCACACCCGGATCGGCCCGGTGACGGTCCGGGCCGGCCAGAACCGCACGCTGTCGGTGTTGCTGACGCCCAACCTGGCCTCCACGGCGGCGGGCGCGACGGTCGCCGGCGACGGCATCAACCTGACCTCGGTCGCGGACGACGACGAGGCCACCAACTGGGCCTCGCTCGGCGCGCCGGTGGCCGGCCGGCAGGTCACCGTCGACCTGGCCGGCGGTCTCCAGCAGGTACGCCGGGTGCAGGTCAGCGCGATGCTGCGCCCGCCGGTGGCCGGGGACCCGGACGCCGGCACCCAGAGCCGGTACTCCGCGGTGCGGCAGTTCCGGGTGCTGGCGTGCACGGCCAGCGGCACGGTGACCTGCGCCGACGCGGCCGACTTCCGGCCGGTGTTCACGAGCCGGCCGGACGCCTTCCCGGCGGTGGCGCCGCGCCCCCGGGCGCCGGAGCTGATCCTGCGTTCGTTCGACATCCCCCGCACCCGGGCCACCCACCTGCGCGTCGAGGTGCTGACCAACCAGTGCACCGGCGCGCCGGACTACGCCGGTGAGCAGGACGCCGACCCGCGGGCGGCGACCGACTGCGCGACGGCCAGCCCGCAGGCGCAGAACGTGCGGATCGCCGAGTTCCAGGCGTTCGCGCACTGA